In Mesorhizobium sp. 113-3-3, a genomic segment contains:
- a CDS encoding DUF1127 domain-containing protein, whose amino-acid sequence MNPIRAFRNWRMYNETVRELNRLNARQLHDLGINRADIERIARQAI is encoded by the coding sequence ATGAACCCGATCCGCGCTTTCCGTAACTGGCGCATGTACAACGAGACCGTGCGCGAACTGAACCGTCTCAACGCACGTCAGCTCCACGATCTCGGCATCAACCGCGCCGACATCGAACGGATCGCCCGCCAGGCGATCTGA
- a CDS encoding DUF1013 domain-containing protein, with the protein MANTLLMPKATAVWLVDNTALSFEQIAQFCGLHPLEVKAIADGESAQGIKGMDPIMTGQLTRDEIARAEKDPNQRLKLSDPKVRVPESKRKGPRYTPLSKRQDRPNAILWLVRNHPELKDAQISRLVGTTKSTIEQIRERKHWNSANLQPMDPVTLGLASQIDLDMEVNRASRGREQAQPVGDTLLPAALTERLVPAPEKPKDEDAELDANAVFAKLSALKSKNEDADDE; encoded by the coding sequence ATGGCCAATACGCTGCTGATGCCCAAGGCGACCGCCGTCTGGCTGGTCGACAACACCGCGCTCTCCTTCGAGCAGATCGCGCAGTTCTGCGGGCTGCATCCGCTCGAGGTCAAGGCGATCGCCGATGGCGAATCGGCGCAAGGCATCAAGGGCATGGACCCGATCATGACCGGCCAGCTGACCCGCGACGAGATCGCGCGCGCCGAGAAGGACCCGAACCAGCGCCTGAAGCTTTCCGACCCCAAGGTGCGGGTGCCGGAATCCAAGCGCAAGGGTCCGCGCTACACGCCGCTGTCGAAGCGCCAGGACCGGCCGAACGCCATTCTTTGGCTGGTGCGCAACCATCCCGAACTCAAGGACGCGCAGATTTCGCGTCTCGTCGGCACCACCAAGTCGACGATCGAGCAGATCCGTGAACGCAAGCACTGGAACTCGGCCAATCTGCAGCCGATGGATCCGGTGACGCTGGGTCTCGCCTCGCAGATCGACCTCGACATGGAAGTCAACCGCGCCTCGCGCGGCCGCGAACAGGCGCAGCCGGTCGGCGACACGCTGCTGCCGGCGGCCCTGACCGAGCGGCTAGTGCCGGCTCCGGAAAAGCCGAAGGACGAGGATGCCGAACTCGACGCCAACGCCGTGTTCGCCAAGCTCTCGGCGCTGAAGTCGAAGAACGAAGACGCCGACGACGAATAA